From a single Terriglobales bacterium genomic region:
- a CDS encoding nitronate monooxygenase — MISRKSEFLKQFGIEHPIILAPLGGGPSTPELVAAVSNAGGLGSLGAAYMTPAQIKEAISGIRQLTHKPFNVNLFAGGWDHAGPLDAEPILTLLKPVHEQLGITPATLPPIPPDPFPQQLEAVLDARPAVFSFTFGIPSVEDMERLHRLGILVLGTATTVEEGRMLERAGVDAVIAQGSEAGAHRGTFAAPFDAAMVPIRDLVSGLVRAVSLPVIAAGGLMDGRDIAEVLARGATAAMLGTAFLACPESGASQAYKQAILAASRDTTVITRAFSGRPARGLVNTFIEQLRGKEDLILPYPVQNALTRPMRTAAAQRGEPGFLSLYAGQGVARARAMPAAQLVRSLVEEMNSTTRGRELHSTT, encoded by the coding sequence ATGATATCCAGAAAGAGTGAATTCTTAAAACAGTTCGGCATCGAGCATCCAATCATTCTGGCTCCCTTGGGCGGCGGACCGAGCACGCCGGAACTGGTTGCCGCGGTTTCCAATGCCGGAGGTCTCGGCTCGCTTGGCGCTGCTTACATGACACCAGCGCAAATCAAGGAAGCGATATCTGGAATTCGGCAGCTCACCCACAAGCCATTCAACGTGAATCTGTTTGCCGGCGGCTGGGATCACGCTGGTCCCTTGGATGCAGAACCGATTTTGACTTTGCTCAAACCCGTCCATGAGCAACTGGGCATAACGCCTGCCACTCTGCCCCCAATACCTCCGGATCCGTTCCCACAGCAACTGGAAGCAGTGCTCGACGCGCGGCCGGCGGTTTTCAGCTTCACCTTTGGCATTCCGTCGGTTGAGGATATGGAGCGCCTTCACAGGCTTGGCATTCTGGTTCTGGGCACGGCAACCACCGTAGAGGAAGGCCGCATGCTGGAGCGCGCCGGTGTCGATGCGGTCATCGCGCAAGGCAGCGAAGCGGGAGCGCATCGCGGTACTTTCGCCGCGCCCTTTGATGCAGCCATGGTTCCCATACGCGATCTGGTAAGTGGTTTAGTCCGCGCGGTGTCGTTGCCGGTAATCGCCGCCGGGGGTTTGATGGACGGCCGCGACATCGCCGAAGTCTTGGCAAGAGGCGCCACGGCAGCAATGCTGGGCACAGCCTTCTTAGCCTGCCCGGAAAGCGGCGCCTCCCAGGCATACAAACAGGCGATCCTGGCGGCGTCACGCGATACAACCGTGATCACACGCGCCTTTTCCGGCCGTCCCGCACGTGGACTCGTGAATACGTTTATTGAGCAGTTGCGTGGGAAAGAAGATCTGATCCTCCCGTATCCGGTACAGAATGCCCTCACGCGCCCTATGCGCACCGCGGCAGCCCAGCGGGGCGAGCCAGGATTTCTTTCTCTCTATGCAGGACAAGGCGTTGCCCGTGCGCGCGCCATGCCTGCTGCCCAGCTGGTGCGATCCCTGGTGGAGGAAATGAACAGCACGACTCGCGGAAGGGAACTCCACAGCACAACCTGA
- a CDS encoding TIGR00730 family Rossman fold protein produces MHIERVCVYCASSQQADPVYRATAYRLGEVLAANGITIIYGGGGLGSMGSLAEGALANGGCVIGVIPRFMKELEWSHNQLSELQLVENMRERKHLMLKDSDAVIALPGGCGTLEELFEAITLKRLGIYLNPIVLVNVKKFFDPCLELLDHCIRERFMDVRHSDMWTVVDEPEQVIDAIRSAPRWNADAQQFAVLVGKAVPESASPRTSE; encoded by the coding sequence ATGCATATCGAGCGCGTCTGTGTTTATTGCGCCTCCAGCCAGCAGGCGGACCCGGTCTACCGGGCCACAGCATATAGGCTGGGCGAAGTTCTAGCGGCCAACGGAATCACCATCATCTACGGTGGAGGCGGCCTGGGCTCGATGGGCAGCCTGGCAGAGGGCGCCCTGGCAAATGGTGGTTGCGTGATTGGGGTGATTCCTCGCTTCATGAAGGAGTTGGAGTGGTCACACAATCAATTAAGTGAGCTGCAGCTGGTGGAAAATATGCGCGAGCGCAAGCACCTGATGCTCAAGGACAGTGATGCGGTTATCGCCCTGCCTGGAGGTTGTGGCACGCTGGAAGAATTGTTTGAGGCGATCACCCTGAAGCGCCTGGGTATTTACTTAAATCCCATAGTGCTGGTGAACGTAAAGAAATTCTTTGATCCCTGCCTGGAGTTGCTTGATCACTGCATCCGTGAGCGCTTCATGGATGTGCGGCATTCCGATATGTGGACGGTGGTAGATGAACCGGAGCAAGTGATCGACGCCATTCGTTCTGCGCCCCGCTGGAACGCTGATGCGCAGCAGTTTGCCGTCCTGGTGGGCAAGGCGGTTCCTGAATCAGCGAGTCCTAGAACTTCGGAGTGA
- a CDS encoding TetR/AcrR family transcriptional regulator encodes MKHDRSFSPARPARQYTTPRGEQTRQSILRSAADIASAEGLDGLSIGRLASELSMSKSGLFSHFGCKEELQLAVVEAARETFMQEVVNPAAESQPGIPRLCAMLEAWIACIQRRTFRGGCFFAAVAAEFDSRSGPVREKIVSLMRAWYVAIRGEVQRAQSLGQISLELDPAQIAFELVALVHEANSVFQLLGQEDAFERARRGVIERLRSAATDPAGQFLPGLTGSGVSLARAS; translated from the coding sequence ATGAAGCACGATCGTTCGTTTAGCCCCGCACGTCCGGCACGCCAGTACACCACTCCCAGAGGCGAGCAGACACGTCAAAGTATCCTGCGTTCCGCCGCTGATATCGCCTCCGCCGAGGGTTTGGACGGCCTTTCCATTGGACGCCTCGCTTCTGAACTCAGCATGAGCAAAAGCGGGCTGTTCTCGCACTTCGGCTGCAAGGAAGAATTGCAGCTGGCAGTAGTTGAGGCGGCCCGTGAAACTTTTATGCAGGAGGTAGTCAACCCAGCCGCCGAATCACAGCCCGGCATCCCACGTCTTTGCGCCATGCTGGAGGCATGGATCGCCTGCATCCAACGTCGGACCTTTCGGGGTGGATGCTTTTTTGCTGCAGTAGCAGCCGAATTCGACAGCCGTTCCGGGCCGGTGCGCGAGAAGATTGTCAGCCTGATGAGAGCGTGGTACGTAGCGATTCGCGGTGAGGTGCAGCGCGCTCAGAGCCTGGGTCAGATCAGCCTGGAACTCGACCCTGCACAAATCGCGTTCGAGCTGGTTGCACTGGTGCATGAAGCCAACTCGGTCTTCCAGTTGCTCGGACAAGAAGATGCGTTCGAGCGCGCGCGGCGCGGTGTCATCGAGCGCCTGAGATCGGCGGCTACGGATCCGGCAGGTCAATTCCTTCCGGGGCTGACAGGATCGGGAGTTTCGCTTGCGCGAGCAAGTTGA
- a CDS encoding M20/M25/M40 family metallo-hydrolase has product MKRLYFRSVVVAAALLLCLIASAADRTEEQKTSYRKAMEVADQKIADEVKAHSELMKNLEYLTTQIGPRLTGSPQMQKASDWTLQRFKEYGIAAHLETTEIPQGWTRGKDQAEIVAPVSRQIEIRAMGWSKSTNGAVTGPVLLVKAKKMSDLGAYKRKIKGAIVLREPVELPSANEVPENAYDAVIAPARGVQEGPEAGWSERRKLLNAIAAEGPAVILLDSGKTDSLFSMSSLSRYRPSDAPLGFLTHEDYSLIYRLSQAGPVTMKVNLSGTFSAGPVPASITIAEIQGSQFPNERVIIGGHLDSWDLGQGALDNGTGAMAVIEAARTLKALGWQPRRTLTFILFTGEEQGSIGADLYLDKHTAEIPQMDGVLILDTGTGKVFSIALENLYQTAPLMAEIYTPLKEIFDLEPLSTRYFGASDHVPFLNKGVPAYFCVQRVAKYGEAHHSQTDTFDKVIPDEINEGAALLAAWMWNVSEMPEALPHHATNTEFED; this is encoded by the coding sequence TTGAAAAGGCTCTATTTTCGTAGCGTGGTTGTTGCCGCCGCCCTGCTGCTTTGTCTGATCGCTTCGGCGGCAGACAGAACCGAAGAACAAAAGACTTCTTACCGCAAGGCCATGGAAGTGGCGGATCAAAAGATTGCCGACGAGGTAAAGGCACACTCCGAACTGATGAAGAATCTGGAATACCTGACCACGCAGATCGGACCGCGGTTGACGGGCTCGCCGCAGATGCAGAAAGCCAGCGACTGGACCCTGCAGCGCTTCAAGGAGTACGGCATTGCCGCACATCTGGAGACGACGGAGATTCCCCAGGGTTGGACGCGCGGGAAGGATCAGGCGGAGATCGTCGCCCCGGTTTCGCGGCAGATCGAAATTCGCGCTATGGGATGGAGCAAATCGACCAACGGCGCGGTGACGGGTCCGGTGCTGTTGGTGAAGGCCAAGAAGATGTCCGACCTGGGAGCTTACAAGAGGAAAATAAAGGGAGCAATTGTATTGCGGGAACCAGTGGAATTGCCCTCGGCGAACGAGGTGCCAGAGAACGCTTATGATGCGGTGATTGCGCCTGCGCGCGGCGTGCAGGAAGGTCCTGAAGCGGGTTGGTCGGAGCGCAGGAAGCTGCTTAATGCCATCGCGGCCGAAGGCCCGGCGGTGATTTTGCTGGACAGCGGAAAGACGGACAGCCTGTTCAGCATGTCATCGCTCAGCCGCTACCGTCCCTCGGATGCGCCTTTGGGATTCCTCACTCATGAGGATTACAGCCTTATCTATCGCCTGTCGCAGGCGGGGCCAGTCACGATGAAAGTAAACCTGAGCGGGACGTTCAGCGCCGGGCCGGTGCCGGCATCCATAACGATCGCCGAGATTCAGGGCAGCCAGTTTCCTAACGAACGCGTGATCATCGGGGGTCACCTGGATTCCTGGGACCTGGGCCAGGGTGCGCTCGACAATGGCACCGGGGCAATGGCCGTGATCGAGGCGGCACGCACATTGAAGGCTCTCGGCTGGCAACCCCGACGCACGCTTACTTTCATTCTCTTCACGGGAGAGGAGCAGGGGAGCATCGGCGCGGACTTGTATCTCGACAAACACACGGCTGAAATCCCGCAAATGGACGGGGTGCTGATTCTCGATACGGGCACCGGCAAGGTCTTTAGCATTGCCCTGGAGAATCTCTACCAGACCGCGCCGCTTATGGCTGAAATCTACACTCCCCTCAAAGAAATATTCGACCTGGAGCCGCTCAGCACGAGATATTTCGGCGCTTCAGATCACGTGCCCTTCCTGAATAAGGGTGTGCCGGCATACTTCTGCGTTCAGAGGGTGGCGAAATACGGGGAGGCGCATCACAGCCAGACCGACACGTTTGACAAAGTGATCCCCGACGAAATTAACGAGGGTGCGGCGCTCTTAGCCGCCTGGATGTGGAACGTCTCGGAGATGCCGGAGGCGCTGCCTCATCATGCTACTAACACGGAATTTGAGGACTAG
- a CDS encoding acyltransferase, with translation MVLPPSSQTRIEIVGALRGLAALAVCWFHFTYGQHPLLHRSGAYGWLGVHVFFVISGFIIPYSMYRAGYRLQNYFRFAAKRLARLHPPYVASIVITLVMIYAALWVPTADGYRPEVGFSQLLLHFFYLNDVAGKPWFNVVYWTLAVELQWYLLIGLVFPLLSNRRAWVQVATASLLMGSFYLGMRHERLVFHSVPIFLLGVFVFQYRVGLSGGIRTLLSIAAVLAMMRSPIGLPVACVSAATGMVIASCSFQNRWFNKLGDVSYSLYLLHLPVGLTFIGLASRLPYSGSYLLMIDIAAVGASLAAAYLMYCLVEEPSQRLSSRISLHPASETASEPALSTVAPA, from the coding sequence ATGGTGCTTCCTCCATCGAGCCAGACACGCATTGAAATCGTAGGAGCGCTTCGCGGACTGGCTGCGCTCGCTGTCTGCTGGTTCCACTTCACCTATGGACAGCACCCGCTATTGCATCGCAGCGGCGCGTATGGATGGCTCGGAGTTCACGTCTTCTTCGTCATCTCCGGATTCATCATTCCTTACAGCATGTATCGCGCAGGATATCGGCTGCAGAACTACTTTCGTTTTGCGGCAAAGCGGCTGGCACGCCTGCATCCGCCGTACGTAGCTTCGATCGTGATTACGCTGGTCATGATCTACGCCGCGCTCTGGGTGCCTACGGCGGATGGATACCGGCCGGAAGTGGGATTCAGCCAGCTGCTTCTGCACTTCTTCTACCTGAACGACGTCGCCGGCAAGCCGTGGTTCAACGTCGTGTATTGGACGCTCGCCGTCGAGCTCCAGTGGTACCTGCTGATTGGCTTAGTTTTCCCCTTACTCTCGAACCGCAGGGCCTGGGTTCAGGTGGCCACGGCGTCCCTCTTAATGGGCAGCTTCTATCTTGGCATGCGCCATGAGCGGCTCGTTTTTCACAGCGTGCCAATCTTCCTGCTGGGTGTTTTCGTATTTCAATACCGGGTAGGTTTAAGTGGCGGAATACGCACGCTGCTCTCAATTGCGGCAGTGCTCGCGATGATGCGCTCGCCCATCGGATTGCCCGTCGCCTGTGTATCGGCAGCAACCGGAATGGTAATCGCCAGTTGCTCATTCCAGAACCGCTGGTTCAACAAGTTGGGTGATGTGAGCTATTCGCTCTACCTGTTGCATTTGCCTGTAGGGCTGACCTTCATCGGCCTGGCCTCACGGCTGCCGTACTCCGGTTCTTACCTTCTGATGATTGATATTGCTGCCGTGGGCGCTTCTCTGGCTGCCGCCTATCTGATGTACTGCCTGGTCGAAGAGCCCTCGCAGCGGTTATCGTCGCGTATCAGCCTGCATCCTGCCTCGGAGACGGCATCGGAGCCAGCCTTGTCCACTGTGGCGCCAGCTTAG